Sequence from the Pseudophaeobacter arcticus DSM 23566 genome:
TTTGATCTGGCACAGCAGCAGCGCCAGGCCGGGCATCTGACCTCGCTCACCGTCACTGATGCGGCTATCACCGCGGCCCAGACCGCCCTGTGGCGCGAACGCCGGGTGCTGGTTGAACCCGCCGGCGCCACCGCCCTGGCGGCGCTGATCTCGGGTGCCTATCACCCTGCCGCGGGCGAAAGAGTGGCAGTGTTGCTGTGTGGCGGCAATATTGCCCCGGATCCGCTGGCCTGAGGCTTGCACCAACATCGCAGCCGCCCTATCGACCTGTCATGAGCGCAACAATCGCAGATACAATCTATCAGGCCCTGAGCGAGCGGATCGTGACCGGCGCGCTGCAGGCCGGGGAAAAGCTGCGACAGGACCATATTGCCCGGGATTTTGACACCAGCCATGTGCCGGTGCGCGAGGCCCTGCTGCGGCTCGAAGCCCACGGGCTGGCAATTTCCGAACCCCGGCGCGGCACCCGTGTCAGCGCATTGAACCCCAGTGAAATCCGCGAGGTGATCGAAATGCGGGTCGCTCTGGAGATCCTGGCGCTCACCCATGGCTTTGCCCGCATCTCCAAGGCGGATCTGGACGCGGCAGAGGCGGCGCGCATCGCCTGCGACGCCGCCGAGGACATGGCAACCTGGGAACGCTGTAACCGGGCCTTCCACCGGGCCATCCTGGCGCCCTGCCAGATGCCCCGCTTGCTGGCGTCGATTGATGATCTGCATATTGCCTCGGCCCGGCATCTGTTTGCCAATTGGCGGCACCAGTGGCGCCCCCGCATAGATCAGGATCACGCCGCCATTGTGCAGGCAATGCAGCGCCAGGACGCCGCTGCCGCCTGCGAAATCCTGCGCCGCCACCTGCGCCGGGTCGGCTAAAGACGTCAAAACGCCGGGCGGGGCGTCATTTTGGCCGCAATCCGGGCATGACCTGCGTGCAGATTGCCGTTAGAAAGCTGCGAATCCTAAATTTACACACACGCCGGAGTACCCCCAATGTCCAACGCTCAGCTGGAAACCGCGATCGAAGCCGCCTGGGAGGCCCGTGACAGCATCACCCCCGCCACCACAGGCGCGCAACGCGAGGCCATCGAGGCCACATTGCACGCATTGGACTCGGGGTCGCTGCGGGTTGCCGAAAAACAGGAGAGCGGCGACTGGCATGTGAACCAGTGGGCCAAAAAGGCCGTGCTGCTGGGCTTCCGTATCAAGGATATGGAAATGCAATCCGGTGGTCCGCAGGGCTCTGGCTGGTGGGACAAGGTCGACAGCAAATTCATGGGCTGGGGCGATGCCGAATGGAAAAAGGCCGGTTTCCGCGCCGTGCCCAACTGCATCGTGCGCAAAAGCGCCTATGTTGCGCCTGGCGTGGTGCTGATGCCCTCCTTTGTGAACCTGGGCGCCTATGTCGATGAAGGCACCATGGTTGACACCTGGGCCACCGTTGGCTCCTGTGCGCAGATCGGCAAGAACGTGCACCTGTCGGGCGGCGTTGGCATTGGCGGCGTGCTGGAACCCATGCAGGCCGGTCCCACCATCATCGAGGACAACTGCTTTATCGGCGCCCGTTCCGAGGTGGTCGAAGGCTGCATCGTGCGCGAAGGCTCGGTTCTGGGCATGGGCGTCTATATCGGCAAATCCACCAAGATCGTCGACCGCGAAACCGGTGAAGTGATGTATGGCGAAGTACCGCCCTATTCGGTGGTTGTGTCGGGCTCGATGCCATCAAAGAACAACGTCAGCCTGTATTGTGCGGTGATCGTCAAGCGCGTCGATGCGCAGACCCGCTCAAAAACCGGCATCAATGAATTGCTGCGCGACTGATCCCGCTGCTCTGAGTTTACATGCTGCGCGTCTCCTTGATCCCAAGGAGGCGCGCATTTTGTTTGGAGCGGTTATTCTGGACTGTCTATTGATTGGACTGTCCATTGACCTGTCTAGAGGTGCCACAAGCGCAGCAGCACCGCCCTGCCATCCTGCACAATATCCACGGAACCACCGGCGACACCCTGCCATCCCTCGCCGGTGCTGAGCTGCTCAACACCCGCAGAAGTCTCCAGCTGCAGGGATCCCTCCAGAACAAAGATCAGTTGGGGTCCATCGTCAAAGTGGTGCAGGCCCGCGTCGCAGATTTGCATCTCGGCGCCAATGCGCTTTGGGTCATAGATCAGATTAAAGGCCGCGCAGGCGCCCTGTCTCAGCTGCGCGGTGAGATCCAAACCACCGTCAAAATGCAGCGGTTTCAGGGGATCTGCCGCAAGCTGCACATCGGGATTGGACAGCTGCAACCCGGCGCCCGAAACGATACAATGAATGCGCGACAGGCCGGGGAAAGCAGAGAACGCGCCGTCCTGATCGATCCGGGCCAGACTGGCGCGCCAGATCATATGCCCTCCGGCGGCCTCTTCGCGGGCCAGTTCACGCGTAGAGCCACCACCGTTTTTCCAAACCTGGGGCGAAATCTGGGAGAGCGAAAACCGCATGGGGTCTCCTGTAGCTGACTATGGGTCCTACAGGTTTGAAACCTTTGCAGACCCGCCGCAAGCCTGATCAATCTGAATTCGATTGACCCCAAGGCGCCGACAGGGCTATGGCGACGATATGGAAAAAAAGAAGATATCCCGCCAACAGGTCTATACGCTCCTGGTTCAGATCGGTCGCAAAGAAGGCGATGGTCTGCCCGAGGGGGCAACCGGGGCTGCCTTGATGATCTATGCCTCTGGCGTGGATGAGGCAGAGGCCGTCCGCGAGACAGTCGCCATCCTGAAACAGGCGGACACCGCACCGCTGGATGTCACCGGCTACGGCACCCTTGCCGAACGTCAGGAAGAAGGCCACGAAATTGGTGAAGAAGAACACGCGCTGATGCAGCGTGCGCTGGAAGAGAACGCCGTGATCGTTGCCCAGATGACCCCCTTCTTTGAGGGCGAAGAGCCCGTTTTTCACTAGCGTCCCGGCAGCGGGGCAAGGCCGGAAGAAAGCTATGGCCAGGTTTGCCGTTAGTGCAATCGGCCAAACCAGCTATGATAAAGCGTTTCATAGCTGCCATCTTCCTGCATTTCCAACAGGCTGCGGTTGACCTGCTCGGTCAGCTCAGAGCCCTGCGGGAAGACAAAACCGTAATATTCACGCAGGAAGACTGATCCGATGGTGCGGCCATACTCGCTGCCGCCCTGCTGCACATAGTAGTTCAGCACCGGCGCATCAAAAACCACGACGCGAATATCCCCTGCCTCAAAGGCCGTCAGCAACTCATCCAGGGTTTGGAAGCCGCGATAATCAATGTCACGGCGCTGCAAAAAGTTGGCGGCGGTGGAGCCGGCGATGGTGCCGGTGCGTTTGCCATAAAGGTCATTCACCGAGGAGACCGAGCCGCTGATGGCCTCAACCGTCATCACGGCAGTGATCTTGGCGACAAAAATCGACACGATGAACAGGGAAGACAGCACAAGCAGCACGCCAAACATCCGCCCGATGGCGGTGCGGGGCACCCGTTCTTCAAAGCCGCCATTTACCACCAGGTTGAGCGCCCACCAGAAGGAGGGGAACCAGGCTTCTTTAAGGGGGCGGTCAAAATAGGGCTGGGCACGTCGTTCCAGTGCCCACATGAACATCCCGCCCACCAGCAGCAGCAAAAACGCCAACCCGATGGCCAGGGCCAGGTCCCAGGACAACAGCGCATTCATCAGCGAGGGTTCCCGTACATCCGCAGCCTGCACCAGGATCTGCAGCCCGCTTTCAAACACTGGCTGACTAAAATCCATCTCTGCCTCACGGGCCGAGGTGATCGAGATATTCGCTGCGGCCAGATCCACCTCTGCATCCCGAACACCAGTCAGCATCTCGGCAAAGGTGTCCTTGCGGTGAATGGTAAGTTCCCAATCCAGGCGCTTGCCAATTTCGCGCAGCAGCTCGATGGTAAAGCCGGTCTCGCGCCCGTTTTCAATCATTGAAAAGGGTGGCCGGGTCACCGTATTGACATCTACCACCTGCGCCGCCAGCGCATTTCCCCAAAGCAGGAACAGAAACGGGGGGATACAGCGAAGAGCACGCAAATCAATACCTCAGGATCGGATACATCATTTCTGAATAGGTCTTAGGTGGTTCAACAGGCTCAGGCAAGCTTGAACCCCTCAGGCCACCCGTCGTTCTGCGAGAACAGCCGCATCAAAGGCCCCCAGAACCGGATATCTGGGTGACCCCTGTTCCGGCAGAGTGCTGCGATCGACGCCAGCCAATTGACTGGCGTTGAGACGCGTCGCATCGCGCCGCAGGCTGCCCAGATACAGGCTTTCAAGGACCGCGCCCGCGGCCAGCAAAGGGGCGTGATCCGGCAGCACCAGTTGCGTGTAGCGGGTGGTCAGCCCCTTGGCCTGCCCCTGCGTCGCCACAGGTGTCGCCACAGATGTCCCCATCAGATGGCGCGCCGGCACCAGAACTGCTGGTCGTCCAAACAGATATTCCACTTCACTGCCGCTCAGCACCAGCCGCTGCGAGGCCGAAACCTGAATCGCCTGCTGCAAGCCAAAAAATGGGGTGCGCAGGGCAACCGGGCGGAACATCCCCATGGCTGGCACCTCGCGGTGCAATACGTGCAAAATGGGCAGGCTTGCGCCTGTTTCACTGAGGACCAGATCGCCACGCTGCAGGGTTTCAACCGAACGATATCCCTGTGGTGTCGCCACCGGTGTCGCCGGATCAAGGCCAGGCATCAGCCCTACGGGCTCCAAGGCGTTGGAAACCGCCAAAGAGGTCAGGGCCACCGAGGTGAACCGCAACGATCCCGGAGAGAACAGCGTTTTGAGATCCTGATAGCGCCAGGGGCGCGGCGGTGGCAGCAAGGCCATCTGCACCCGATCGCTGTCGGCGCATTCCAGGGCGAGGCGCGCATATCCTGCAAGACTGTCCCAGGCATAGGACAGCCTGACCTGGCCGGTGCGCCCTGTCCCGCTGGGATTGAGCACCGCATGGGCAAGACTGCCGCTGTGTTGCAAAACAAGGCTCACACCGCCGCCCGGTAGCACCTGGATCCCCAGATTGATCGGCCAGTCGCCATCCTGGGCAAATTGCAACAGGGGTTCAGGTCGGTGGCAGTCGGGGATCGACATCTCGGCCACCAGGGTACCGCGCAGCATCAAAGCGTCGCCACCGCCCTCTGCCCGCAGAGCTTGAACCAGCCCGGACAGGTCCGAACATCCACGCTCCAGATCGTTGATGCCCAGCCAACACATCGGATCAGGCAGCCTGCATTGCCGCGAGAAGCTTCCCCTCAAAGCCTCTCAGCCCCGGCCGGACAGAGGCGCCATAGCCAAAGCCGGTTTCCGGGTCCAGCTCGGGGAAGAGCGCATAGATCTCTTGCAAGATCGGCTGGTCAAACAGCTCTGCGGTCTGCGGGCCGGGCAAAAAGCTTTCGGTTGTCAGCCCTTCGGAATAGATCACCTGATGTTGGTCAAACAACAGATGCACATAGGTGATCTCGCCGCCGACCTGGCGGGAAATACTGCCCCCGTTTAGCAGATCCTTTGCCGCAACCAGCACCTCCCCCTCGCCGAACAACAGTTCGGCATAGGCGTCACGCAGCAGGATACGGTGTTGCGGAGAGACCCAAAGGTCGCGATGCGATCCAAAGCAGCCCGCACGGATGAGGATCGGCGCAAAATCTCCTTCAGCAAGGACACTGCGGGATCCGATCCAACGCAGTGGTTGCGCCCCCTGGTCTCTGGTTGTCACCAGATCGCCGGGTTGCAGGGTCTCAACCGGCACTTCCCCATCTGGTGTGCGGATCAACGTTCCGGCCACAAAGCAGGGGATCGAACTGGCGTTCACAAAGCCGGTATCGCTGTTCACCCCGTTGCTGGTCGTATAGGTAAAGTTGAAATCTTCGATATCACCATCACCGTGCAACGTCAGGGTGCCATCTTCATTCACCTCGACCTGCTGCCCCGTGGAAAGCGTCACCACGGACCCTGCGGTGACCTCCACCCCGTTGACATGGGTGATCGTCAACACCCCGCCCGAGGTATTGATATCATTGCCCAGCACATCGACAACCTTGCTGCCATCCGCTGCAACATGGGCCTCGTCCGTCTGAGCCACCAGATCGGTCTGCACCGAATTGGCTGCAATCAACAGGTTACTGTCGTAGCTGCTATCCCCCACATCCGCGATGCCGATGCGGATGTCGTTTACCTCGCCGGGATTGACATGCATGGTCAGCGTCATGGTGATGGTCAGGCCATCCATCTCGGTATTGAAGTCGTCGCCCGTATTGTCGAGGTAGAGGTTTTCATTGATCGAGGCACTGATATTGCCCGGATTTGCGGTGCCGCCGCTGACATCCATTTCGACCACCGAGCCAT
This genomic interval carries:
- a CDS encoding Hint domain-containing protein; this translates as MATASELGYDTGATATEMAETIFGDGVTVVSADYTGDSRSSAIYSNGDALAPGATPGDTGVILSTGRANSYTNSSGDPNRVSDTTRNTSGENNNSEFNSVAGARTYDASYLDVSFVPDSAVMTVEFVFSSEEFPEYQESIYQDVVAVWVNGSVVEMDVSGGTANPGNISASINENLYLDNTGDDFNTEMDGLTITMTLTMHVNPGEVNDIRIGIADVGDSSYDSNLLIAANSVQTDLVAQTDEAHVAADGSKVVDVLGNDINTSGGVLTITHVNGVEVTAGSVVTLSTGQQVEVNEDGTLTLHGDGDIEDFNFTYTTSNGVNSDTGFVNASSIPCFVAGTLIRTPDGEVPVETLQPGDLVTTRDQGAQPLRWIGSRSVLAEGDFAPILIRAGCFGSHRDLWVSPQHRILLRDAYAELLFGEGEVLVAAKDLLNGGSISRQVGGEITYVHLLFDQHQVIYSEGLTTESFLPGPQTAELFDQPILQEIYALFPELDPETGFGYGASVRPGLRGFEGKLLAAMQAA
- the dapD gene encoding 2,3,4,5-tetrahydropyridine-2,6-dicarboxylate N-succinyltransferase is translated as MSNAQLETAIEAAWEARDSITPATTGAQREAIEATLHALDSGSLRVAEKQESGDWHVNQWAKKAVLLGFRIKDMEMQSGGPQGSGWWDKVDSKFMGWGDAEWKKAGFRAVPNCIVRKSAYVAPGVVLMPSFVNLGAYVDEGTMVDTWATVGSCAQIGKNVHLSGGVGIGGVLEPMQAGPTIIEDNCFIGARSEVVEGCIVREGSVLGMGVYIGKSTKIVDRETGEVMYGEVPPYSVVVSGSMPSKNNVSLYCAVIVKRVDAQTRSKTGINELLRD
- a CDS encoding HutD/Ves family protein, producing MRFSLSQISPQVWKNGGGSTRELAREEAAGGHMIWRASLARIDQDGAFSAFPGLSRIHCIVSGAGLQLSNPDVQLAADPLKPLHFDGGLDLTAQLRQGACAAFNLIYDPKRIGAEMQICDAGLHHFDDGPQLIFVLEGSLQLETSAGVEQLSTGEGWQGVAGGSVDIVQDGRAVLLRLWHL
- a CDS encoding transporter substrate-binding domain-containing protein; its protein translation is MRALRCIPPFLFLLWGNALAAQVVDVNTVTRPPFSMIENGRETGFTIELLREIGKRLDWELTIHRKDTFAEMLTGVRDAEVDLAAANISITSAREAEMDFSQPVFESGLQILVQAADVREPSLMNALLSWDLALAIGLAFLLLLVGGMFMWALERRAQPYFDRPLKEAWFPSFWWALNLVVNGGFEERVPRTAIGRMFGVLLVLSSLFIVSIFVAKITAVMTVEAISGSVSSVNDLYGKRTGTIAGSTAANFLQRRDIDYRGFQTLDELLTAFEAGDIRVVVFDAPVLNYYVQQGGSEYGRTIGSVFLREYYGFVFPQGSELTEQVNRSLLEMQEDGSYETLYHSWFGRLH
- a CDS encoding Hint domain-containing protein, with the translated sequence MCWLGINDLERGCSDLSGLVQALRAEGGGDALMLRGTLVAEMSIPDCHRPEPLLQFAQDGDWPINLGIQVLPGGGVSLVLQHSGSLAHAVLNPSGTGRTGQVRLSYAWDSLAGYARLALECADSDRVQMALLPPPRPWRYQDLKTLFSPGSLRFTSVALTSLAVSNALEPVGLMPGLDPATPVATPQGYRSVETLQRGDLVLSETGASLPILHVLHREVPAMGMFRPVALRTPFFGLQQAIQVSASQRLVLSGSEVEYLFGRPAVLVPARHLMGTSVATPVATQGQAKGLTTRYTQLVLPDHAPLLAAGAVLESLYLGSLRRDATRLNASQLAGVDRSTLPEQGSPRYPVLGAFDAAVLAERRVA
- a CDS encoding GntR family transcriptional regulator → MSATIADTIYQALSERIVTGALQAGEKLRQDHIARDFDTSHVPVREALLRLEAHGLAISEPRRGTRVSALNPSEIREVIEMRVALEILALTHGFARISKADLDAAEAARIACDAAEDMATWERCNRAFHRAILAPCQMPRLLASIDDLHIASARHLFANWRHQWRPRIDQDHAAIVQAMQRQDAAAACEILRRHLRRVG